From the Streptomyces pluripotens genome, one window contains:
- a CDS encoding ABC transporter permease, translated as MSVPPAQVLPGRAHGVPVTAPGAAELGPRARLWPSLAAVYRAQLSRARVARIPLLFVATFQSVGITVMMRGVVGSGSEAHSVVAGASVLVVAYVALNLLSQYFGQLRASGGLDHYATLPVPPAAVVLGAAAAYASFTVPGTLVTAVFGCVLFGLPLSNLWILLAVIPLAGAALSGLGAACGLLAPRPELATLLGQLGMSAALLLGVLPADRMPEIIRLARDLLPSTYGVEAYARTFGADPDWTAVVVDLGVCAGVGMVSLAVATWAYRRAAVR; from the coding sequence GTGAGTGTCCCACCTGCCCAGGTTCTACCCGGACGCGCCCACGGCGTACCGGTGACGGCGCCGGGCGCGGCCGAACTCGGGCCGCGCGCGCGGTTGTGGCCGTCGCTGGCCGCCGTCTACCGGGCGCAGCTGTCCCGGGCTCGGGTGGCCCGCATCCCGCTGCTCTTCGTGGCGACCTTCCAGTCCGTCGGCATCACCGTGATGATGCGGGGTGTCGTCGGCAGCGGCAGCGAGGCCCACTCCGTGGTGGCGGGGGCCTCGGTGTTGGTCGTGGCGTATGTGGCGTTGAACCTGCTGTCACAGTACTTCGGGCAGCTGCGGGCCAGCGGCGGACTCGATCACTACGCCACGCTGCCCGTCCCGCCGGCCGCGGTGGTGCTGGGTGCGGCGGCGGCGTATGCCTCCTTCACCGTGCCGGGGACCCTGGTGACCGCCGTCTTCGGATGTGTGCTCTTCGGGCTGCCCTTGTCCAACCTGTGGATCCTGCTGGCCGTCATTCCGCTCGCCGGGGCCGCGCTGTCCGGGCTCGGCGCTGCCTGTGGCCTGCTCGCACCCAGGCCCGAGCTGGCCACACTGCTCGGACAGCTGGGCATGTCCGCGGCGCTGCTGCTGGGCGTGCTGCCGGCCGACCGGATGCCGGAGATCATTCGGCTGGCCCGGGACCTGCTGCCGTCCACCTACGGGGTGGAGGCGTACGCGCGGACCTTCGGGGCGGATCCGGACTGGACCGCCGTCGTCGTCGACCTGGGGGTGTGCGCGGGTGTCGGGATGGTCTCGTTGGCGGTGGCGACCTGGGCGTACCGCAGGGCCGCCGTCCGGTGA
- a CDS encoding LON peptidase substrate-binding domain-containing protein yields MTTVRLPLFPLNSVLFPGLVLPLNVFEERYRVMMRELLKSPDEEPRRFAVVAIRDGHEVAPSAPGMPDPTTQPERGPAAGFGPDPANAFHKVGCVADAATIRERADGTFEVLATGTTRVRLVSVDASGPFLTAELEELPEELGDEAGALAEGVLRSFRQYQKRLAGARERSLATGTDLPDDPSVVSYLVAAAMVHDTPTKQRLLQAPDTASRLRDELKLLRSETAIIRSLPSLPAFELTRTPTSPN; encoded by the coding sequence GTGACCACCGTCCGTCTTCCACTCTTCCCGCTGAACTCGGTGCTGTTCCCGGGGCTCGTGCTGCCGCTGAACGTCTTCGAGGAGCGCTACCGCGTCATGATGCGCGAGTTGCTCAAGTCCCCCGACGAAGAACCGCGCCGGTTCGCCGTCGTGGCCATCCGTGACGGCCACGAGGTGGCACCGAGCGCTCCGGGTATGCCGGACCCAACGACACAGCCCGAACGGGGCCCGGCCGCCGGCTTCGGCCCCGACCCCGCCAACGCGTTCCACAAGGTGGGTTGTGTGGCCGACGCGGCAACCATCCGGGAACGGGCCGACGGCACGTTCGAGGTGCTGGCGACCGGGACGACCCGGGTGCGGCTGGTGTCCGTGGACGCCTCCGGCCCGTTCCTCACCGCGGAGCTGGAGGAGCTGCCGGAGGAGCTCGGCGACGAGGCGGGGGCGCTGGCCGAGGGCGTACTCCGTTCGTTCCGCCAGTACCAGAAACGCCTGGCAGGAGCACGCGAGCGCTCTCTGGCCACGGGGACGGACCTGCCGGACGACCCGAGCGTGGTGTCCTACCTGGTGGCCGCGGCGATGGTGCACGACACACCAACCAAGCAGCGCCTGCTCCAGGCCCCGGACACCGCCTCCCGCCTGCGGGACGAGCTGAAACTGCTGCGCTCCGAGACGGCCATCATCCGTAGTCTGCCGTCGTTGCCCGCGTTCGAACTGACGCGGACACCAACCAGCCCGAACTGA
- the ybaK gene encoding Cys-tRNA(Pro) deacylase: MAKKPKKQQSAGTPATVALTAAGVDFTIHAYHHDPAHPSYGEEAAEAMGVPPDRVFKTLLADVDGSLVVGVVPVAGSLDLKALAAAVGGKRAAMAEPALAERTTGYVRGGISPLGQRKRLRTVLDDSAGVHATICVSAGRRGLEVELAPADLAKLTEAVLAPIGRD; this comes from the coding sequence ATGGCGAAGAAGCCGAAGAAGCAGCAGTCCGCGGGTACGCCCGCGACGGTGGCCCTGACGGCCGCGGGTGTGGACTTCACGATCCACGCCTACCACCACGATCCCGCCCACCCCTCCTACGGCGAGGAGGCGGCGGAAGCGATGGGTGTGCCCCCCGACCGTGTCTTCAAGACCCTGCTGGCCGACGTGGACGGCTCGCTGGTGGTCGGTGTGGTCCCGGTGGCGGGGTCCCTGGACCTGAAGGCCCTCGCAGCGGCGGTGGGCGGCAAGCGGGCGGCCATGGCCGAACCGGCCCTCGCCGAACGCACGACCGGCTATGTCCGCGGTGGCATCTCCCCCCTCGGCCAGCGCAAGAGGCTCCGCACGGTACTCGACGACTCCGCCGGGGTCCACGCGACGATCTGCGTGTCGGCGGGGCGGCGGGGGCTGGAGGTGGAACTGGCACCGGCCGACCTGGCGAAGCTGACGGAGGCGGTGCTGGCGCCCATCGGGCGGGACTGA